From Gimesia panareensis, the proteins below share one genomic window:
- a CDS encoding glycerophosphodiester phosphodiesterase encodes MKFVSAFLLALTMTTLLPAEEHAFLQNGVTAHRGNSAVNPENTLPAFKSGIAAGADWLELDIFLTKDGKLVVTHDKTTRRVGDKNLDVAESTYAELKTIDVATDFRQRKQLTKTECPPLRMPLLEEVLQLVKQQHKTRVSIQPKADCVKEAVALVKRLQMEPWAGFNDGNLNYMSQVKQLAPKIPVFWDRGAETDIEADIKIAKERGFEGLVLHFKGITPEKVQQIKAAGLEPGAWTVNDPTLMKQLLKQGVERIYTDDPRLLLQLKNQ; translated from the coding sequence ATGAAATTTGTATCTGCATTCCTGCTTGCTCTCACTATGACCACGCTGCTTCCTGCCGAGGAGCACGCTTTCCTGCAGAACGGCGTGACTGCCCATCGGGGTAATTCCGCCGTCAATCCTGAGAACACCCTGCCTGCTTTCAAGAGCGGTATCGCAGCGGGTGCGGACTGGCTCGAACTCGATATCTTTCTCACAAAGGATGGAAAGCTGGTGGTCACGCATGATAAAACGACCAGGCGGGTGGGAGATAAGAATCTGGATGTCGCTGAGTCCACATATGCAGAACTGAAAACGATTGATGTCGCCACCGACTTCCGCCAGAGAAAGCAGCTGACCAAAACAGAGTGTCCACCCCTACGGATGCCGTTGCTGGAAGAGGTGCTTCAGCTGGTCAAGCAGCAACATAAGACCCGCGTTTCGATCCAGCCCAAAGCGGACTGTGTCAAAGAAGCCGTCGCGCTGGTCAAGCGGCTGCAGATGGAACCCTGGGCCGGTTTCAATGATGGGAACCTGAACTATATGTCGCAGGTCAAACAGCTGGCGCCCAAGATCCCCGTCTTCTGGGACCGTGGCGCTGAAACTGACATCGAAGCCGACATCAAGATCGCCAAAGAGCGCGGCTTCGAAGGACTGGTACTGCATTTCAAAGGGATTACTCCTGAAAAGGTCCAGCAGATCAAAGCCGCTGGTCTCGAACCGGGCGCCTGGACCGTCAACGATCCCACATTGATGAAACAACTGCTCAAGCAGGGCGTCGAACGTATTTATACCGACGATCCCCGTCTGCTGCTGCAGTTGAAAAATCAGTAA
- a CDS encoding DUF1501 domain-containing protein, which produces MTVPLLQNELLTEISRRRFFDRMTDGLCGVSLSSLLAQQVLGSETHRPRNLPDNLKARRPHFTPRATSVIHLCMQGGPSQVDLFDPKPALKKYHGETAPRELTGNAVFETDRTGKLMQSPFEFKQHGKSGAWVSDALPHIAQEVDQMTIIRSMYNVHPNHEPAIYKMQSGQTFPGHPVFGSWITYGLGNENQNLPAYVVLADPSNRLPTNNVDNWMSGYLSPLYQGTRMKATGSPLLNLVPDYSHAEQVSRTKQQLLKQLDRMHQKQRPGQQELEARIQNYEMAANMQLEATETLDLSQETQETLSMYGIDEKETESFGRRCLLARRLVEKGVRFIQLYTRGQIWDNHSNINKSLRTACGQTDLPIAGLLKDLRQRGLLDSTLVLWGGEFGRLPTAQITSKAKMNTAGRDHGPYGFSAWMAGGGVKRGLVYGNTDEVGYASVENRVSIQDWHATILQLLGMDHEKLVYERNGLGERLTHQFETNVVHDIIA; this is translated from the coding sequence ATGACCGTACCCCTGTTACAGAATGAACTGCTGACCGAAATTTCCCGCCGACGCTTCTTCGATCGCATGACCGACGGCCTGTGTGGTGTCTCGCTGAGCTCTCTGCTGGCGCAACAGGTACTCGGCTCAGAGACACATCGCCCGCGGAATCTGCCCGATAATCTCAAAGCAAGACGCCCGCATTTCACTCCGCGAGCCACCTCGGTGATTCATCTCTGCATGCAGGGTGGTCCCAGCCAGGTCGACCTGTTCGACCCGAAACCCGCCTTGAAAAAATATCATGGGGAGACTGCACCGCGCGAACTGACCGGCAACGCGGTCTTTGAAACCGACCGGACCGGTAAACTGATGCAGAGCCCGTTCGAATTCAAGCAACACGGAAAATCCGGTGCCTGGGTCTCCGATGCCCTGCCTCACATTGCGCAGGAAGTCGATCAGATGACGATCATCCGCTCGATGTATAATGTGCATCCCAACCATGAGCCTGCGATTTATAAAATGCAGTCCGGTCAGACCTTTCCCGGCCATCCGGTCTTCGGTTCCTGGATCACCTATGGTCTGGGGAATGAAAACCAGAACCTGCCCGCCTACGTGGTGCTCGCCGATCCCAGTAATCGCCTGCCCACAAATAACGTCGACAACTGGATGTCCGGCTATCTTTCGCCTCTGTACCAGGGAACGCGGATGAAAGCGACCGGATCCCCGCTGCTGAATCTGGTTCCCGACTATTCTCACGCCGAGCAGGTCAGCCGCACCAAGCAGCAACTGCTCAAACAGCTCGACCGCATGCACCAGAAACAGCGTCCCGGCCAGCAGGAACTGGAAGCCCGTATCCAGAATTACGAGATGGCTGCCAATATGCAGCTGGAAGCAACCGAGACTCTGGACCTGTCACAGGAGACGCAGGAAACCCTGTCGATGTATGGCATCGATGAGAAAGAGACCGAAAGTTTCGGTCGACGTTGCCTGCTCGCCCGCCGGCTGGTTGAGAAAGGAGTCCGGTTTATCCAGCTCTACACCCGGGGCCAGATCTGGGACAATCATTCGAACATCAATAAGTCACTGCGTACCGCCTGCGGTCAGACTGACCTGCCCATCGCGGGCCTGCTCAAAGACCTCCGCCAGCGGGGCCTGCTCGATTCGACACTCGTTCTCTGGGGTGGTGAATTCGGCCGCCTGCCCACCGCGCAGATCACCTCCAAGGCGAAAATGAATACCGCGGGTCGCGATCATGGCCCCTATGGTTTCTCCGCCTGGATGGCGGGCGGAGGAGTGAAGCGAGGGCTGGTCTACGGCAATACGGATGAAGTCGGCTATGCCTCGGTGGAAAACCGCGTCAGCATTCAGGACTGGCACGCGACGATTCTGCAGCTGCTGGGTATGGACCACGAAAAACTGGTCTACGAACGCAACGGTCTGGGCGAACGCCTGACTCATCAGTTCGAAACAAACGTCGTGCACGACATCATCGCCTGA
- a CDS encoding M56 family metallopeptidase, translating to MEHAELLRDILIRISLLLALGWLILFALSTQNPRWSVLLTRCLALGCLLFPLICVTLPQIRLEVLAPEEDQSRLPLSEPAVTVLAETDPLPTPNRATDLEFSSQMTAAAEPLKPSQGEVELETESDRAPFRASPLAEIDPIDQTPVVTRVEATPVALTEESVTTSPTISLLSVIWIAWSAGVAVLLFRLIWQLRRASGLWINSQTVSETVQQQCQFLAERLQLKQRPQVRFSAEIEGPCTAGIFRPVIYLPGDWYSTLQETEQRAILIHELAHVAGRDVLWDLLARLSAIVWWFHPLTWRLPARHRLACEHLSDAQAAGLINSLSDYRRLLAQWTLRRQGAESRLATLAMADRSQMLRRLKWLERPHRTHILGRVPRSLFVGSLICLLSGAGTVVLLPRAAQSEVETNPEESQPVSSQTEDQNNQRAKSTENKADLDFSNMVPHTIRIVNDKQQPVSAANVRIVWWEDKIGRRESVTALDPLVSNQKGSVKIEVPTGATRVRLSVEAKGFDSLQKAYSLNDPLVIILKPGRIIHVKAIDAEGKPLSDAYALLEGSNLFGREIRRVSGRPGYFQSPVVNPDRRWMRVVDGSQPGPILFSPLIDVTHPEEVEADGTIVARLKPGIRLEGRLDDSVPRPIKHGCVELYINEGAAHQIGGGWVWQDTTLVREDGTFVFESLPAGGYAQLYSLVDGYQSAQPTDEEFRAMFPPRIMSDPKLVEEALEQHDTFRPHAFPLPLDQSELKVNLPCSRTSAFDLTVLDPAGRPLTNAHAKCAPLGLFVGGSRFAPGNELLSRSQLVRQKSVKEIRLLQDWINASFINVPTDQAGIAHIRNLPSRGEQKYVVRAPGYFMPPYPSLSTPFPGHYAVIDLEPGKTLQRTVTMVRNQRLAFRDLMIMDQFGNPVPNAQVTVSEITFRNAPDNWQVWSTQRFGPVVSETSNKEGKVTSRLPTLINYQGVSRLRITIQLQRRQSGQPVNFRANLVIPRLADDRAAVLTIPDQLLADQPLPQEIKAAYLHPDDVVSPSAEKLLKQFQKNPSLFIFNRLLRLSRFNAVTPLEVRYQMPWSEFEKQYKREQVDLFIPPMGMDWEEYLNRKKHEEFHLRSSTGSANSQDPSRRMETPRPAIYRVSTDTGDRVVVLCNVRPRKADQPLNASFREPPVAAFIFDPANGSLVRMIGGWASSSGDYNQLKLINLGGTREYFIVTTAQEPHAPFDLIQHWYQLGHEEKPALTVQNYANATRWDGTQYPSHPEAEFGWLKFHFEGQQLDFYQCGQLPNGAMAPRKLFWDTARNQFIGPPEQSVKGKPLYRVDLQNSHQFLPLDVEPGELIVAGGRHFYHNSHQWECVVPQGKTARLRLFSVDESKAEPLESEILTQNLSAGTHNLRFQFRSNHWEDRTDMEVSIDEQKKKEFTVPRVSFKNVPSVAGTSIVRTGKGALDLFNRETVQNQKRLIWRLELKP from the coding sequence ATGGAACATGCTGAACTGTTACGCGACATCCTGATCCGCATCAGTCTATTACTGGCTTTGGGCTGGCTGATCCTGTTCGCGCTTTCCACGCAGAACCCACGCTGGTCCGTCCTGTTAACCCGCTGTCTGGCTCTCGGTTGTCTGCTGTTCCCCCTGATCTGTGTCACTCTGCCTCAGATCAGACTTGAAGTTCTGGCACCTGAGGAAGACCAGTCGAGGCTCCCCCTTTCAGAACCAGCGGTAACAGTCTTGGCGGAAACAGATCCACTCCCCACTCCGAATAGAGCAACTGACCTTGAATTTTCTTCTCAGATGACAGCAGCTGCTGAGCCACTGAAGCCTTCTCAAGGTGAGGTAGAACTTGAGACAGAGTCAGACAGGGCTCCTTTTCGAGCTTCACCATTGGCAGAAATCGATCCGATCGATCAGACTCCAGTCGTAACGAGAGTCGAAGCGACACCTGTTGCATTAACAGAGGAATCTGTAACCACCAGTCCCACTATTTCCTTACTCAGTGTTATCTGGATTGCCTGGAGCGCGGGTGTCGCGGTCCTGCTGTTCAGACTGATCTGGCAACTGAGAAGAGCCTCCGGTCTATGGATAAACTCCCAAACTGTATCCGAGACCGTTCAGCAACAGTGTCAATTCCTGGCGGAACGCCTGCAGCTGAAACAGAGGCCACAGGTCCGGTTTTCTGCTGAAATTGAGGGGCCTTGTACCGCAGGGATTTTTCGCCCGGTCATTTATCTGCCCGGTGACTGGTATTCCACACTGCAGGAAACAGAACAGCGGGCGATCCTGATCCACGAATTGGCGCACGTTGCCGGCCGGGATGTCCTCTGGGATCTACTGGCACGCCTGTCTGCTATCGTCTGGTGGTTCCACCCACTGACCTGGAGGCTCCCGGCCCGGCATCGTCTCGCCTGTGAACATCTCTCCGATGCACAAGCTGCAGGTCTCATCAACAGTCTGAGCGATTACCGCCGCCTGCTCGCACAATGGACGCTCCGTCGGCAGGGAGCGGAATCCCGTCTGGCCACCCTGGCGATGGCGGACCGTTCGCAGATGCTCCGTCGCCTGAAGTGGCTGGAAAGACCGCACCGAACCCATATCCTCGGTCGAGTTCCGCGAAGCCTGTTTGTGGGAAGCCTGATCTGTCTTCTGTCAGGAGCAGGAACAGTCGTCCTGCTGCCGCGGGCTGCTCAGTCTGAAGTCGAGACGAACCCTGAAGAAAGTCAGCCAGTTTCTTCTCAAACAGAGGATCAGAACAACCAGCGGGCGAAATCAACAGAGAACAAGGCTGATCTGGATTTCTCTAACATGGTTCCGCACACCATCCGGATCGTGAACGACAAACAACAGCCGGTCTCTGCAGCAAATGTCCGTATCGTCTGGTGGGAGGACAAGATCGGGAGAAGAGAATCGGTCACAGCACTGGATCCGCTGGTGAGCAATCAGAAAGGCTCCGTCAAGATCGAGGTTCCCACCGGTGCCACACGAGTTCGACTCAGCGTGGAAGCAAAAGGTTTCGATTCACTACAAAAGGCATATTCCCTGAATGATCCGCTGGTAATCATATTGAAACCGGGACGAATCATTCACGTCAAAGCGATTGACGCTGAGGGAAAACCACTTTCCGACGCTTATGCCCTGCTGGAAGGTTCTAATTTGTTTGGTCGCGAAATCAGACGGGTTTCCGGTCGTCCAGGCTACTTTCAATCGCCTGTCGTCAACCCGGATCGTCGCTGGATGCGGGTGGTGGATGGCAGTCAACCTGGACCGATTCTATTCAGCCCGTTGATTGATGTCACCCATCCGGAAGAGGTCGAAGCTGACGGTACCATCGTCGCGCGCCTGAAGCCGGGCATTCGACTGGAGGGCCGCCTGGACGATTCCGTTCCCCGCCCGATCAAGCACGGTTGCGTGGAGCTCTACATCAATGAAGGAGCCGCGCATCAGATTGGAGGTGGCTGGGTCTGGCAGGATACGACACTGGTCCGGGAGGATGGGACGTTTGTGTTTGAATCGCTGCCGGCCGGGGGCTACGCGCAACTGTACTCCCTCGTGGATGGATATCAGTCCGCACAACCGACCGATGAGGAATTCCGGGCCATGTTTCCTCCCAGGATCATGTCCGATCCGAAACTGGTGGAAGAGGCACTGGAACAACATGACACATTCCGGCCCCACGCGTTCCCGCTTCCATTGGATCAGTCAGAACTGAAAGTAAACCTGCCCTGCAGTCGTACTTCTGCGTTTGATCTGACCGTGCTGGATCCAGCGGGACGTCCGCTGACAAATGCCCATGCCAAATGCGCTCCACTGGGATTGTTTGTAGGGGGTTCGAGGTTTGCCCCTGGAAACGAACTCCTGTCCCGCTCCCAACTGGTCCGTCAGAAAAGTGTGAAAGAAATCCGGCTGCTTCAGGACTGGATTAATGCCAGCTTTATTAATGTGCCCACAGATCAGGCTGGTATTGCGCATATCAGGAATCTCCCGTCTCGGGGAGAACAGAAATATGTTGTAAGAGCACCTGGATATTTCATGCCTCCGTATCCCTCTCTTTCTACGCCATTTCCCGGCCACTATGCTGTCATCGATCTGGAACCAGGTAAAACCCTGCAACGGACAGTCACCATGGTCAGGAATCAACGCCTGGCATTTCGCGACCTCATGATCATGGACCAGTTTGGAAATCCCGTTCCGAATGCCCAGGTGACAGTCAGCGAGATCACCTTCCGGAACGCTCCAGACAACTGGCAAGTCTGGTCAACCCAACGATTCGGACCTGTTGTTTCTGAAACGTCAAACAAAGAGGGAAAAGTCACTTCACGTTTGCCCACGCTGATCAATTACCAGGGAGTCTCCCGGCTCCGAATCACAATTCAACTCCAGAGACGACAGTCAGGTCAGCCAGTCAATTTTCGGGCGAACCTGGTCATCCCCCGCCTGGCGGATGATCGTGCAGCCGTTTTGACCATTCCGGATCAGCTTCTCGCTGATCAGCCCCTCCCACAGGAAATCAAAGCCGCGTATCTGCATCCAGATGATGTCGTCAGCCCGTCAGCTGAGAAGCTGCTGAAACAGTTCCAGAAAAATCCGTCGCTGTTTATCTTCAATCGTCTGTTAAGACTGTCCCGCTTCAACGCTGTCACTCCCCTCGAGGTGCGCTACCAGATGCCCTGGTCGGAGTTTGAAAAGCAATACAAACGTGAGCAGGTCGATCTGTTCATTCCTCCCATGGGTATGGACTGGGAAGAATATCTGAATCGTAAAAAACATGAAGAATTTCACCTTCGTTCCAGCACTGGTTCTGCGAACAGTCAGGATCCGTCCAGAAGAATGGAAACGCCGCGGCCTGCGATTTACCGTGTGTCTACTGACACAGGAGATCGTGTAGTCGTGCTGTGCAATGTACGTCCTCGTAAAGCTGATCAACCTCTCAACGCGTCTTTTCGTGAGCCACCGGTTGCCGCGTTCATATTCGATCCAGCCAACGGTTCACTGGTTCGTATGATCGGTGGCTGGGCCTCTTCCAGCGGAGATTATAATCAATTAAAGCTGATCAACCTGGGCGGGACTCGAGAGTATTTTATCGTCACCACAGCACAGGAACCGCATGCCCCCTTCGACTTGATCCAACACTGGTATCAACTCGGTCATGAAGAGAAGCCGGCACTGACCGTTCAGAACTATGCGAATGCCACCCGCTGGGATGGCACACAATACCCCTCGCATCCTGAGGCCGAATTTGGCTGGCTGAAATTCCATTTCGAAGGACAGCAACTGGATTTTTACCAGTGTGGCCAGTTACCAAACGGAGCAATGGCACCACGGAAACTGTTCTGGGATACAGCCCGCAATCAGTTTATCGGTCCACCTGAGCAAAGTGTCAAAGGCAAACCACTCTACAGGGTGGATCTTCAGAATTCACACCAGTTTCTCCCACTCGACGTGGAACCGGGGGAACTGATCGTGGCCGGCGGCCGACATTTTTATCACAACTCACATCAGTGGGAATGCGTTGTGCCTCAGGGAAAGACGGCCCGACTGCGACTGTTCTCGGTTGATGAATCCAAAGCGGAACCGCTTGAATCCGAAATTCTTACGCAGAATCTGTCTGCAGGAACTCATAATCTGAGATTCCAGTTCCGCTCCAACCACTGGGAGGACCGTACGGACATGGAAGTCTCTATCGACGAACAGAAGAAAAAAGAATTCACGGTCCCCCGTGTGAGTTTCAAGAATGTTCCCTCTGTCGCAGGTACTTCGATTGTCCGCACGGGAAAAGGGGCACTCGATCTGTTCAATCGCGAAACAGTCCAGAACCAGAAGCGGCTCATCTGGCGGTTGGAACTGAAGCCATAA
- a CDS encoding BlaI/MecI/CopY family transcriptional regulator, translated as MEQPNQNELEVLRLLWNKSPQKPGEIQDTFGWEIDNGTLRSVLVGMVERGMLTRKREGRAYLYSPKLKRETHLRQMVRRLADVFTGGSTGQLLMELAEKERLSPEELKQLKKIARGEK; from the coding sequence ATGGAGCAACCCAATCAGAATGAACTGGAAGTCCTGCGTCTGTTGTGGAACAAATCGCCTCAAAAGCCGGGAGAGATTCAAGATACGTTCGGCTGGGAAATCGATAACGGCACTCTGCGCAGCGTGCTGGTGGGCATGGTCGAGCGAGGCATGCTGACACGCAAGCGGGAAGGTCGGGCTTATCTTTACTCGCCGAAATTGAAGCGGGAAACGCACCTGCGACAGATGGTGCGACGACTGGCAGACGTCTTCACCGGCGGTTCGACGGGACAACTCCTGATGGAACTGGCCGAGAAGGAACGTCTGAGTCCCGAAGAACTCAAACAGCTTAAGAAAATTGCCCGCGGCGAAAAGTGA